A region from the Paraburkholderia youngii genome encodes:
- a CDS encoding type VI secretion system Vgr family protein codes for MPLRLRGAETLGKLYRYTLDVATIESPTLGVWQAQELVVPDRLIGKVIDISIAFDGNGLFGRHGLVRGDVAHASAGRRTMSGLITGIKQMGADERRAYYRLVVRPWLWLATKNCDSRIFQDASVVDITDRVLKERYHFPVVMELGAPGLRNGYPKRDYVRQMWESDFDFLTRIWREWGIYYLFDGMTLVLCDSPGSHKRHDNAYDTLRYHAPDSRHVDEEHVHKLEVSHQITPGKVSLIDYDYTRPGARFEGEYECRSEQAHDNIEQYGWGDYSQPLAGATGLSGERSDFRDEAGHLASVRVDAMRGHRLRLKGQGNLRGLTTGKTFWLDNHPLREVNAEYLVVSTTLDIRNAPQNTRSPGADTNDALRQCATDFVLQPANTFFKNRQKKKPRCAAETAIVVGPEDQPIWVDGYARVKVRFAWARLAPKNDSASCWVRVSSPWQGNGFGAIYPPRIGQEVTVSYHEGDPDKPYVSDRMVNGQNQPPWRLPDNQALSGILSSELKAGCASQTNHVVLDDTPGQLQAQIASDHAQSRLVLGYNTHVVRDAGRQQARGEGWELATNAWGVARANRGMLITTEARHGASTPAKDAGETVARLTQARDTHENLASLARRYEAQEQQTSQSEVAQAIKAQNDAIRGKASAELPFPQLTQPDLVLGSAAGLGLTAAQSTHVASAEHIALSAGGHVSVAAVKSLLASAVNGVRVFAQHLGIRLKAASGKVQIDAQNDDVEIIAQRVVSIISRTDSINLMASKEIVLHAGNTKVVINSDGYKVYTGGEHRVHASGHRTDGPAARPVSLPVTPDDPGRLAAHHVLIEHDSGFALPSQPYRITLDDGQLIQGVTNALGETSLVTSNMLAFATVELLAASEPDKVIAVSRGAVIRAANESFAGAVPNAEKRSATVAGKAVASPNESATTEDKRPEFVSCDPMNFGLRFYHFVNGAAEGDTPADMSMRKGVEYPVTKAYAAAIKAALQGIDWGGVAWPLTADSIRMIQNAVMPKLEDALGAGPFGLPRRDAASPETSDGMPQIVIVDPERTTQYNLRQDVSAAFIGKYWLIAVNESEIAHIVELKHQPTLLDNRLKAFADTLYHESRHCQQYFWMFSLLQHFPDDYKDLPNVQRLYWSTMLKEAYTAAGNTPLPDDHRVHIGLHRMLVFHYYWLISYMQDMPGREYLSRDLPLAERKVCDLLNVSPETAQKMVQFETGYRSQLHEEDAYACAEVVQAYWQNPRDPLVRNPGTCTAQYTDALRIVGARS; via the coding sequence GTGCCGCTCCGTCTGCGCGGCGCCGAAACCCTAGGCAAGCTTTATCGATACACGCTCGATGTCGCGACGATCGAAAGTCCGACGCTCGGAGTGTGGCAAGCACAGGAACTCGTCGTGCCTGATCGCCTGATCGGCAAGGTCATCGACATTTCGATCGCTTTCGACGGCAACGGATTGTTCGGTCGTCATGGCTTGGTACGCGGCGACGTGGCACACGCGAGCGCCGGCCGCCGCACGATGTCGGGCCTCATCACAGGCATCAAACAGATGGGTGCCGATGAACGGCGCGCCTATTACCGCCTCGTCGTCCGTCCCTGGCTGTGGCTGGCCACGAAGAACTGCGACAGCAGGATCTTCCAGGACGCCAGCGTGGTGGACATCACGGACCGGGTACTCAAGGAGCGATATCACTTCCCGGTCGTGATGGAACTCGGCGCGCCCGGCCTGCGCAACGGCTACCCGAAGCGGGACTATGTCCGGCAGATGTGGGAATCCGACTTCGATTTCCTCACGCGGATCTGGAGAGAATGGGGAATCTACTACCTGTTCGACGGAATGACGCTGGTACTGTGCGATTCGCCCGGCTCGCACAAACGACACGACAACGCATACGACACGCTGCGCTACCATGCGCCCGACAGCAGGCACGTCGACGAGGAGCACGTTCACAAGCTCGAGGTATCGCATCAGATCACGCCAGGCAAGGTCAGCCTGATCGATTACGACTACACGCGCCCCGGCGCGCGCTTCGAGGGCGAGTACGAGTGCCGCAGTGAGCAGGCCCACGACAACATCGAGCAATACGGCTGGGGCGACTATTCGCAGCCGCTTGCGGGTGCGACGGGACTGTCAGGTGAGCGGAGCGACTTCCGCGATGAAGCCGGGCACCTCGCGAGCGTGCGTGTCGATGCAATGCGCGGTCATCGTCTGCGGCTGAAGGGTCAAGGGAATCTGCGCGGTCTGACAACCGGGAAAACATTCTGGCTCGACAACCATCCGCTGCGGGAAGTCAACGCCGAGTACCTGGTCGTATCGACGACCCTCGATATCCGTAATGCACCGCAGAACACGCGGTCACCCGGCGCGGACACGAACGATGCGCTGCGCCAGTGCGCGACCGACTTCGTGCTCCAACCCGCCAATACGTTCTTCAAAAATCGTCAGAAGAAAAAGCCGCGTTGCGCGGCGGAAACGGCAATCGTGGTCGGCCCCGAGGATCAGCCGATATGGGTCGATGGATATGCACGCGTGAAGGTGCGCTTTGCGTGGGCGCGGCTTGCCCCGAAGAACGACAGCGCCAGTTGCTGGGTGCGGGTGTCGTCGCCGTGGCAAGGCAACGGCTTCGGTGCGATCTATCCGCCGCGCATCGGTCAGGAGGTCACGGTCAGTTATCACGAAGGCGACCCGGACAAGCCTTACGTGTCGGACCGGATGGTCAACGGCCAGAATCAGCCGCCCTGGAGGCTGCCCGACAACCAGGCGCTCTCGGGCATCCTTAGCAGCGAGCTCAAGGCCGGCTGCGCGAGCCAGACCAATCACGTCGTACTGGATGACACGCCGGGCCAACTGCAGGCACAGATCGCCAGCGACCACGCACAGTCGCGCCTCGTGCTGGGCTACAACACGCATGTCGTGCGCGACGCAGGCCGGCAGCAGGCACGCGGTGAAGGCTGGGAACTGGCGACGAACGCATGGGGTGTCGCGCGAGCCAACCGAGGCATGCTGATCACCACCGAGGCACGTCACGGCGCTAGCACGCCGGCAAAGGATGCCGGTGAGACCGTGGCGCGCCTCACTCAGGCGCGCGACACCCACGAGAACCTCGCGAGTCTCGCGCGGCGGTACGAGGCACAGGAACAGCAGACCAGTCAAAGCGAGGTCGCGCAGGCCATCAAGGCGCAGAACGACGCGATTCGCGGCAAGGCAAGCGCGGAGCTTCCCTTTCCGCAACTGACCCAGCCCGACCTGGTGCTGGGCAGCGCGGCGGGTCTCGGTCTCACGGCAGCGCAAAGCACGCACGTGGCGAGTGCCGAACACATCGCGCTCAGCGCGGGCGGACACGTCAGCGTCGCGGCGGTGAAATCGCTGCTGGCGTCGGCGGTCAACGGCGTGCGGGTGTTTGCGCAACATCTCGGCATCCGGCTCAAGGCCGCATCGGGCAAGGTGCAGATCGACGCGCAAAACGACGACGTCGAGATCATCGCGCAACGTGTCGTCAGTATCATCAGTAGAACCGATTCGATCAATCTGATGGCCAGCAAGGAAATCGTCTTGCATGCTGGTAATACGAAAGTAGTCATCAATTCGGACGGGTACAAGGTCTATACGGGTGGCGAGCATCGGGTCCATGCGAGCGGTCATCGGACCGACGGGCCAGCGGCACGGCCTGTCAGTCTGCCCGTCACGCCAGATGATCCCGGCAGACTGGCGGCGCATCATGTTCTGATCGAACACGATTCCGGCTTTGCGCTGCCGAGTCAGCCATATCGGATCACGCTCGACGATGGTCAACTGATTCAGGGTGTGACCAACGCGCTTGGCGAAACGAGTCTCGTCACCAGCAACATGCTTGCGTTCGCGACGGTCGAACTGCTTGCCGCGAGCGAGCCGGATAAAGTGATTGCGGTTAGCAGAGGCGCAGTGATCAGGGCGGCGAACGAGTCATTCGCTGGCGCTGTACCCAATGCCGAGAAACGCAGTGCCACGGTCGCAGGAAAGGCCGTGGCCTCTCCGAACGAGAGCGCGACGACGGAAGATAAACGACCCGAATTCGTCTCGTGCGATCCGATGAACTTCGGGCTGCGGTTTTATCACTTCGTCAATGGTGCGGCCGAGGGTGACACGCCCGCCGATATGTCGATGCGCAAGGGTGTCGAGTACCCGGTGACCAAGGCTTATGCGGCTGCGATTAAGGCTGCGTTGCAGGGGATCGATTGGGGCGGGGTGGCTTGGCCGTTGACTGCCGATTCGATAAGAATGATTCAAAACGCGGTCATGCCGAAATTGGAAGACGCGCTTGGTGCCGGGCCCTTTGGATTGCCACGACGCGATGCCGCTAGTCCGGAAACTAGTGATGGCATGCCACAGATCGTGATAGTCGATCCAGAGCGGACAACGCAGTACAACCTGCGACAGGACGTCAGTGCCGCATTCATCGGGAAGTACTGGCTTATCGCCGTCAACGAGAGCGAGATCGCGCACATCGTCGAACTCAAGCACCAGCCGACCTTGCTGGATAACCGCCTCAAGGCATTTGCCGACACGCTGTATCACGAGTCTCGCCACTGCCAACAGTACTTCTGGATGTTTTCTTTGCTTCAGCACTTTCCAGACGACTACAAAGACCTGCCGAATGTCCAGAGGTTGTATTGGTCGACGATGCTAAAAGAAGCCTATACAGCGGCTGGGAACACGCCACTACCTGACGATCACCGCGTTCACATCGGTCTGCACAGGATGCTTGTCTTCCACTACTACTGGCTGATCTCTTACATGCAGGACATGCCCGGTCGGGAGTATCTCAGCCGAGATCTCCCGCTTGCCGAAAGGAAGGTATGTGACCTGCTGAACGTATCTCCTGAAACAGCACAAAAAATGGTGCAATTCGAAACCGGCTATAGGAGCCAACTTCATGAAGAAGATGCCTATGCCTGCGCGGAAGTGGTCCAGGCCTACTGGCAAAATCCTCGTGATCCTCTCGTTCGCAATCCCGGTACATGCACAGCTCAGTACACCGACGCCCTCAGGATCGTCGGGGCCAGGAGTTGA